Within the Emticicia oligotrophica DSM 17448 genome, the region CTTTTCAAATTGAATATGCCTTTTGGCTGGAATTTTCCCAAGTTTATGATAGATAGGCATTTTTTTGAATGATTTATCTAAAATTCTATTAATTGCTTTGCTAACTATTGTTGTGCATACAAAATTATAAATAATATTTGTTATGACAATTAAAATATAACTATTTTTTTATTTGTTTAAATTATACCAAGCAGAATAGTAAGATTATAGGACAAGTTTTTAACTTGTCAATCGGAGAGAAGTAATATGAAAAGGAAATGTAGTGGGCGTATCGCATACACCCACATAGATAGGGGGTTAAACTAAATTATCGAGCCAAAGAATGATTTTCTTGAAAACTTCAGCTTTTTCGGGCTCATTATGAGTTTCATGATAAAGACCTTCCAATGAAGTAAAAGTTAAATTCTTGCCAGCTTTTTGGGCAAAAAGTTCGCTTCCATGATGAGAGGTGAGTCGGTCGGCTGTGCCATGATAAAGTAAAGTTGGCACTAACAGTTTTGCAACATTTTCAATCGCCCATTGGCCGGTTTCTATCATTTCAATACCCATTTTGGCTGAAACTTTATCGTGCACTAAAGGGTCTTCATTGTATTTTTTCACTTCTTCTAAATCTCTCGAGATGGCCGAAGAATCTAAACCACTACTTAGACTTAACGATGGAAAAATTCCTTTCATCATTCGTCCAATAAAGAGTGTAATTTTCGAAGGTTGAAACGCTAATTGAAAATAAGGAGAAGAAAGAATTGCTCCAGTAATTTTAGGTTGACGACGGAGTAGGTAGTTAGCTACTAAATTCCCACCCATACTGTGACCATAAAGAATTTGTTTTGTATTCGGAAAATGCTCAGATGCTACTTTCAATAAAGTATCAACATCATTTAAAAATGTGTCAAAATCTGGAAAATGCCCTCTTTTCCCTTCTGATTTTCCATGACCACGGTGGTCACAGCCAATTACAGAGTAGCCATTGCTCGTAAACATTTCAGCTACATGGTTATAGCGATTAATATGTTCGCCCATA harbors:
- a CDS encoding alpha/beta hydrolase is translated as MNTTELSWKSSDGLNIYGKKWESTQPTKAVICIMHGMGEHINRYNHVAEMFTSNGYSVIGCDHRGHGKSEGKRGHFPDFDTFLNDVDTLLKVASEHFPNTKQILYGHSMGGNLVANYLLRRQPKITGAILSSPYFQLAFQPSKITLFIGRMMKGIFPSLSLSSGLDSSAISRDLEEVKKYNEDPLVHDKVSAKMGIEMIETGQWAIENVAKLLVPTLLYHGTADRLTSHHGSELFAQKAGKNLTFTSLEGLYHETHNEPEKAEVFKKIILWLDNLV